In one Zalophus californianus isolate mZalCal1 chromosome 10, mZalCal1.pri.v2, whole genome shotgun sequence genomic region, the following are encoded:
- the RHBDL1 gene encoding rhomboid-related protein 1 isoform X6, whose translation MDRSSLLQLIQEQQLDPEHTGFIGADTFTGLVHSHELPLDPAKLDMLVALAQSNERGQVCYQELVDLISSKRSSSFKRAIANGQRALPRDGLLDEPGLGVYKRFVRYVAYEILPREVDRHWYFYRHRSCPPPVFMASVTLAQIIVFLCYGARLNKWVLQTYHPEYMKSPLVYHPGHRARAWRFLTYMFMHVGLEQLGFNALLQLMIGVPLEMVHGLLRISLLYLAGVLAGSLTVSITDMRAPVVGGSGGVYALCSAHLANVVMNWAGMRCPYKLLRMVLALVCMSSEVGRAVWLRFSPPLPASGPQPSFMAHLAGAVVGVSMGLTILRSYEERLQDQCGWWVVLLAYGTFLLFAIFWNIFAYDLLGAHIPPPP comes from the exons ATGGACAGGAGCTCGCTGCTGCAGCTTATCCAGGAGCAG cagctggACCCTGAGCACACAGGTTTCATCGGTGCGGACACCTTCACCGGCCTGGTGCACAGCCATGAGCTGCCCCTGGACCCGGCCAAGCTGGACATGCTGGTGGCCTTGGCCCAGAGCAACGAGCGGGGCCAGGTCTGCTACCAGGAGCTGGTGGACCTG ATCAGCAGTAAACGCTCAAGCAGCTTTAAGCGGGCCATCGCCAATGGACAGAGAGCACTGCCCCGGGACGGGCTGCTGGATGAGCCAGGCCTGGGTGTCTACAAGCGGTTTGTGCGCTACGTTGCCTACGAGATCCTGCCTCGAGAGGTGGACCGCCACTGGTACTTTTACAGACACCGCAGCTGCCCACCCCCTGTGTTTATGGCCTCAGTCACCCTTGCCCAG ATCATCGTGTTCCTGTGCTACGGGGCTCGTCTCAACAAGTGGGTGCTGCAGACCTACCATCCTGAGTACATGAAGAGCCCCCTCGTGTACCACCCTGGCCACCGCGCTCGAGCCTGGCGCTTCCTCACCTATATGTTCATGCATGTTGG CCTGGAGCAACTAGGGTTCAACGCGCTCCTGCAGCTGATGATTGGGGTGCCCCTGGAGATGGTGCATGGTCTGCTCCGCATCAGCCTGCTCTACCTGGCCGGTGTGCTGGCAG GCTCCCTGACTGTCTCCATTACCGACATGCGGGCCCCTGTGGTGGGGGGCTCTGGTGGGGTCTACGCCCTGTGCTCGGCACACCTGGCCAACGTCGTCATG AACTGGGCTGGGATGAGGTGTCCCTACAAGCTGCTGAGGATGGTGCTGGCCTTGGTGTGCA TGAGTTCCGAGGTGGGCCGGGCCGTGTGGCTCCGCTTTTCCCCACCACTGCCTGCCTCAGGCCCCCAGCCCAGTTTCATGGCACACCTGGCAGGTGCAGTGGTAGGGGTCAGCATGGGTCTGACCATCCTGCGCAGCTATGAGGAACGCCTGCAGGACCAGTGTGGCTGGTGGGTGGTGCTGCTCGCCTATGGCACTTTCCTGCTTTTTGCCATCTTCTGGAACATCTTCGCCTACGACCTGCTGGGCGCCCACATCCCTCCACCACCCTGA
- the RHBDL1 gene encoding rhomboid-related protein 1 isoform X7 has translation MDRSSLLQLIQEQLDPEHTGFIGADTFTGLVHSHELPLDPAKLDMLVALAQSNERGQVCYQELVDLISSKRSSSFKRAIANGQRALPRDGLLDEPGLGVYKRFVRYVAYEILPREVDRHWYFYRHRSCPPPVFMASVTLAQIIVFLCYGARLNKWVLQTYHPEYMKSPLVYHPGHRARAWRFLTYMFMHVGLEQLGFNALLQLMIGVPLEMVHGLLRISLLYLAGVLAGSLTVSITDMRAPVVGGSGGVYALCSAHLANVVMNWAGMRCPYKLLRMVLALVCMSSEVGRAVWLRFSPPLPASGPQPSFMAHLAGAVVGVSMGLTILRSYEERLQDQCGWWVVLLAYGTFLLFAIFWNIFAYDLLGAHIPPPP, from the exons ATGGACAGGAGCTCGCTGCTGCAGCTTATCCAGGAGCAG ctggACCCTGAGCACACAGGTTTCATCGGTGCGGACACCTTCACCGGCCTGGTGCACAGCCATGAGCTGCCCCTGGACCCGGCCAAGCTGGACATGCTGGTGGCCTTGGCCCAGAGCAACGAGCGGGGCCAGGTCTGCTACCAGGAGCTGGTGGACCTG ATCAGCAGTAAACGCTCAAGCAGCTTTAAGCGGGCCATCGCCAATGGACAGAGAGCACTGCCCCGGGACGGGCTGCTGGATGAGCCAGGCCTGGGTGTCTACAAGCGGTTTGTGCGCTACGTTGCCTACGAGATCCTGCCTCGAGAGGTGGACCGCCACTGGTACTTTTACAGACACCGCAGCTGCCCACCCCCTGTGTTTATGGCCTCAGTCACCCTTGCCCAG ATCATCGTGTTCCTGTGCTACGGGGCTCGTCTCAACAAGTGGGTGCTGCAGACCTACCATCCTGAGTACATGAAGAGCCCCCTCGTGTACCACCCTGGCCACCGCGCTCGAGCCTGGCGCTTCCTCACCTATATGTTCATGCATGTTGG CCTGGAGCAACTAGGGTTCAACGCGCTCCTGCAGCTGATGATTGGGGTGCCCCTGGAGATGGTGCATGGTCTGCTCCGCATCAGCCTGCTCTACCTGGCCGGTGTGCTGGCAG GCTCCCTGACTGTCTCCATTACCGACATGCGGGCCCCTGTGGTGGGGGGCTCTGGTGGGGTCTACGCCCTGTGCTCGGCACACCTGGCCAACGTCGTCATG AACTGGGCTGGGATGAGGTGTCCCTACAAGCTGCTGAGGATGGTGCTGGCCTTGGTGTGCA TGAGTTCCGAGGTGGGCCGGGCCGTGTGGCTCCGCTTTTCCCCACCACTGCCTGCCTCAGGCCCCCAGCCCAGTTTCATGGCACACCTGGCAGGTGCAGTGGTAGGGGTCAGCATGGGTCTGACCATCCTGCGCAGCTATGAGGAACGCCTGCAGGACCAGTGTGGCTGGTGGGTGGTGCTGCTCGCCTATGGCACTTTCCTGCTTTTTGCCATCTTCTGGAACATCTTCGCCTACGACCTGCTGGGCGCCCACATCCCTCCACCACCCTGA
- the RHBDL1 gene encoding rhomboid-related protein 1 isoform X3, which yields MDRSSLLQLIQEQLDPEHTGFIGADTFTGLVHSHELPLDPAKLDMLVALAQSNERGQVCYQELVDLISSKRSSSFKRAIANGQRALPRDGLLDEPGLGVYKRFVRYVAYEILPREVDRHWYFYRHRSCPPPVFMASVTLAQIIVFLCYGARLNKWVLQTYHPEYMKSPLVYHPGHRARAWRFLTYMFMHVGLEQLGFNALLQLMIGVPLEMVHGLLRISLLYLAGVLAGSLTVSITDMRAPVVGGSGGVYALCSAHLANVVMNWAGMRCPYKLLRMVLALVCTMRNACRTSVAGGWCCSPMALSCFLPSSGTSSPTTCWAPTSLHHPDGLPRATRARAQVYVGWPPGESACPPSVNVHLKTASPLWGLGSPCNSLSPGQALHQPWPPPPRHGEVGLPSQAGEVPRCGPRGDPALASPPRFAV from the exons ATGGACAGGAGCTCGCTGCTGCAGCTTATCCAGGAGCAG ctggACCCTGAGCACACAGGTTTCATCGGTGCGGACACCTTCACCGGCCTGGTGCACAGCCATGAGCTGCCCCTGGACCCGGCCAAGCTGGACATGCTGGTGGCCTTGGCCCAGAGCAACGAGCGGGGCCAGGTCTGCTACCAGGAGCTGGTGGACCTG ATCAGCAGTAAACGCTCAAGCAGCTTTAAGCGGGCCATCGCCAATGGACAGAGAGCACTGCCCCGGGACGGGCTGCTGGATGAGCCAGGCCTGGGTGTCTACAAGCGGTTTGTGCGCTACGTTGCCTACGAGATCCTGCCTCGAGAGGTGGACCGCCACTGGTACTTTTACAGACACCGCAGCTGCCCACCCCCTGTGTTTATGGCCTCAGTCACCCTTGCCCAG ATCATCGTGTTCCTGTGCTACGGGGCTCGTCTCAACAAGTGGGTGCTGCAGACCTACCATCCTGAGTACATGAAGAGCCCCCTCGTGTACCACCCTGGCCACCGCGCTCGAGCCTGGCGCTTCCTCACCTATATGTTCATGCATGTTGG CCTGGAGCAACTAGGGTTCAACGCGCTCCTGCAGCTGATGATTGGGGTGCCCCTGGAGATGGTGCATGGTCTGCTCCGCATCAGCCTGCTCTACCTGGCCGGTGTGCTGGCAG GCTCCCTGACTGTCTCCATTACCGACATGCGGGCCCCTGTGGTGGGGGGCTCTGGTGGGGTCTACGCCCTGTGCTCGGCACACCTGGCCAACGTCGTCATG AACTGGGCTGGGATGAGGTGTCCCTACAAGCTGCTGAGGATGGTGCTGGCCTTGGTGTGCA CTATGAGGAACGCCTGCAGGACCAGTGTGGCTGGTGGGTGGTGCTGCTCGCCTATGGCACTTTCCTGCTTTTTGCCATCTTCTGGAACATCTTCGCCTACGACCTGCTGGGCGCCCACATCCCTCCACCACCCTGATGGGCTTCCCAGGGCCACACGGGCCAGGGCACAGGTGTATGTGGGCTGGCCACCAGGCGAGTCTGCATGTCCACCCTCTGTGAATGTACATCTCAAGACTGCTTCTCCTCTGTGGGGGCTAGGCAGCCCCTGTAACTCACTGAGTCCAGGCCAAGCCTTACATCAGCCCTGGCCGCCCCCTCCCAGGCATGGGGAGGTAGGACTGCCTAGCCAGGCAGGGGAGGTCCCCAGGTGTGGCCCCAGAGGAGACCctgccctggcctctcccccaCGATTTGCGGTCTGA
- the RHBDL1 gene encoding rhomboid-related protein 1 isoform X2, whose product MDRSSLLQLIQEQQLDPEHTGFIGADTFTGLVHSHELPLDPAKLDMLVALAQSNERGQVCYQELVDLISSKRSSSFKRAIANGQRALPRDGLLDEPGLGVYKRFVRYVAYEILPREVDRHWYFYRHRSCPPPVFMASVTLAQIIVFLCYGARLNKWVLQTYHPEYMKSPLVYHPGHRARAWRFLTYMFMHVGLEQLGFNALLQLMIGVPLEMVHGLLRISLLYLAGVLAGSLTVSITDMRAPVVGGSGGVYALCSAHLANVVMNWAGMRCPYKLLRMVLALVCTMRNACRTSVAGGWCCSPMALSCFLPSSGTSSPTTCWAPTSLHHPDGLPRATRARAQVYVGWPPGESACPPSVNVHLKTASPLWGLGSPCNSLSPGQALHQPWPPPPRHGEVGLPSQAGEVPRCGPRGDPALASPPRFAV is encoded by the exons ATGGACAGGAGCTCGCTGCTGCAGCTTATCCAGGAGCAG cagctggACCCTGAGCACACAGGTTTCATCGGTGCGGACACCTTCACCGGCCTGGTGCACAGCCATGAGCTGCCCCTGGACCCGGCCAAGCTGGACATGCTGGTGGCCTTGGCCCAGAGCAACGAGCGGGGCCAGGTCTGCTACCAGGAGCTGGTGGACCTG ATCAGCAGTAAACGCTCAAGCAGCTTTAAGCGGGCCATCGCCAATGGACAGAGAGCACTGCCCCGGGACGGGCTGCTGGATGAGCCAGGCCTGGGTGTCTACAAGCGGTTTGTGCGCTACGTTGCCTACGAGATCCTGCCTCGAGAGGTGGACCGCCACTGGTACTTTTACAGACACCGCAGCTGCCCACCCCCTGTGTTTATGGCCTCAGTCACCCTTGCCCAG ATCATCGTGTTCCTGTGCTACGGGGCTCGTCTCAACAAGTGGGTGCTGCAGACCTACCATCCTGAGTACATGAAGAGCCCCCTCGTGTACCACCCTGGCCACCGCGCTCGAGCCTGGCGCTTCCTCACCTATATGTTCATGCATGTTGG CCTGGAGCAACTAGGGTTCAACGCGCTCCTGCAGCTGATGATTGGGGTGCCCCTGGAGATGGTGCATGGTCTGCTCCGCATCAGCCTGCTCTACCTGGCCGGTGTGCTGGCAG GCTCCCTGACTGTCTCCATTACCGACATGCGGGCCCCTGTGGTGGGGGGCTCTGGTGGGGTCTACGCCCTGTGCTCGGCACACCTGGCCAACGTCGTCATG AACTGGGCTGGGATGAGGTGTCCCTACAAGCTGCTGAGGATGGTGCTGGCCTTGGTGTGCA CTATGAGGAACGCCTGCAGGACCAGTGTGGCTGGTGGGTGGTGCTGCTCGCCTATGGCACTTTCCTGCTTTTTGCCATCTTCTGGAACATCTTCGCCTACGACCTGCTGGGCGCCCACATCCCTCCACCACCCTGATGGGCTTCCCAGGGCCACACGGGCCAGGGCACAGGTGTATGTGGGCTGGCCACCAGGCGAGTCTGCATGTCCACCCTCTGTGAATGTACATCTCAAGACTGCTTCTCCTCTGTGGGGGCTAGGCAGCCCCTGTAACTCACTGAGTCCAGGCCAAGCCTTACATCAGCCCTGGCCGCCCCCTCCCAGGCATGGGGAGGTAGGACTGCCTAGCCAGGCAGGGGAGGTCCCCAGGTGTGGCCCCAGAGGAGACCctgccctggcctctcccccaCGATTTGCGGTCTGA
- the RHBDL1 gene encoding rhomboid-related protein 1 isoform X8, with protein sequence MAWKPDPLSSLGRWPPPPQQLDPEHTGFIGADTFTGLVHSHELPLDPAKLDMLVALAQSNERGQVCYQELVDLISSKRSSSFKRAIANGQRALPRDGLLDEPGLGVYKRFVRYVAYEILPREVDRHWYFYRHRSCPPPVFMASVTLAQIIVFLCYGARLNKWVLQTYHPEYMKSPLVYHPGHRARAWRFLTYMFMHVGLEQLGFNALLQLMIGVPLEMVHGLLRISLLYLAGVLAGSLTVSITDMRAPVVGGSGGVYALCSAHLANVVMNWAGMRCPYKLLRMVLALVCTGGCTGALGAGRPPSHSLNRLRTCGQPELPPSPLHCSQPLAWTARPPEKPVA encoded by the exons ATGGCCTGGAAGCCTGACCCACTCTCAAGCCTTGGCCGatggccccccccaccccagcagctggACCCTGAGCACACAGGTTTCATCGGTGCGGACACCTTCACCGGCCTGGTGCACAGCCATGAGCTGCCCCTGGACCCGGCCAAGCTGGACATGCTGGTGGCCTTGGCCCAGAGCAACGAGCGGGGCCAGGTCTGCTACCAGGAGCTGGTGGACCTG ATCAGCAGTAAACGCTCAAGCAGCTTTAAGCGGGCCATCGCCAATGGACAGAGAGCACTGCCCCGGGACGGGCTGCTGGATGAGCCAGGCCTGGGTGTCTACAAGCGGTTTGTGCGCTACGTTGCCTACGAGATCCTGCCTCGAGAGGTGGACCGCCACTGGTACTTTTACAGACACCGCAGCTGCCCACCCCCTGTGTTTATGGCCTCAGTCACCCTTGCCCAG ATCATCGTGTTCCTGTGCTACGGGGCTCGTCTCAACAAGTGGGTGCTGCAGACCTACCATCCTGAGTACATGAAGAGCCCCCTCGTGTACCACCCTGGCCACCGCGCTCGAGCCTGGCGCTTCCTCACCTATATGTTCATGCATGTTGG CCTGGAGCAACTAGGGTTCAACGCGCTCCTGCAGCTGATGATTGGGGTGCCCCTGGAGATGGTGCATGGTCTGCTCCGCATCAGCCTGCTCTACCTGGCCGGTGTGCTGGCAG GCTCCCTGACTGTCTCCATTACCGACATGCGGGCCCCTGTGGTGGGGGGCTCTGGTGGGGTCTACGCCCTGTGCTCGGCACACCTGGCCAACGTCGTCATG AACTGGGCTGGGATGAGGTGTCCCTACAAGCTGCTGAGGATGGTGCTGGCCTTGGTGTGCA CAGGTGGCTGTACCGGGGCTCTGGGGGCTGGCCGGCCCCCCTCCCACTCACTGAACAGACTGCGGACATGTGGACAGCCTGAgcttcccccttctcctctgcaCTG CAGCCAGCCTCTTGCTTGGACAGCCCGCCCTCCAGAGAAACCTGTGGCCTGA
- the RHBDL1 gene encoding rhomboid-related protein 1 isoform X4, giving the protein MAWKPDPLSSLGRWPPPPQQLDPEHTGFIGADTFTGLVHSHELPLDPAKLDMLVALAQSNERGQVCYQELVDLISSKRSSSFKRAIANGQRALPRDGLLDEPGLGVYKRFVRYVAYEILPREVDRHWYFYRHRSCPPPVFMASVTLAQIIVFLCYGARLNKWVLQTYHPEYMKSPLVYHPGHRARAWRFLTYMFMHVGLEQLGFNALLQLMIGVPLEMVHGLLRISLLYLAGVLAGSLTVSITDMRAPVVGGSGGVYALCSAHLANVVMNWAGMRCPYKLLRMVLALVCTMRNACRTSVAGGWCCSPMALSCFLPSSGTSSPTTCWAPTSLHHPDGLPRATRARAQVYVGWPPAGGCTGALGAGRPPSHSLNRLRTCGQPELPPSPLHCSQPLAWTARPPEKPVA; this is encoded by the exons ATGGCCTGGAAGCCTGACCCACTCTCAAGCCTTGGCCGatggccccccccaccccagcagctggACCCTGAGCACACAGGTTTCATCGGTGCGGACACCTTCACCGGCCTGGTGCACAGCCATGAGCTGCCCCTGGACCCGGCCAAGCTGGACATGCTGGTGGCCTTGGCCCAGAGCAACGAGCGGGGCCAGGTCTGCTACCAGGAGCTGGTGGACCTG ATCAGCAGTAAACGCTCAAGCAGCTTTAAGCGGGCCATCGCCAATGGACAGAGAGCACTGCCCCGGGACGGGCTGCTGGATGAGCCAGGCCTGGGTGTCTACAAGCGGTTTGTGCGCTACGTTGCCTACGAGATCCTGCCTCGAGAGGTGGACCGCCACTGGTACTTTTACAGACACCGCAGCTGCCCACCCCCTGTGTTTATGGCCTCAGTCACCCTTGCCCAG ATCATCGTGTTCCTGTGCTACGGGGCTCGTCTCAACAAGTGGGTGCTGCAGACCTACCATCCTGAGTACATGAAGAGCCCCCTCGTGTACCACCCTGGCCACCGCGCTCGAGCCTGGCGCTTCCTCACCTATATGTTCATGCATGTTGG CCTGGAGCAACTAGGGTTCAACGCGCTCCTGCAGCTGATGATTGGGGTGCCCCTGGAGATGGTGCATGGTCTGCTCCGCATCAGCCTGCTCTACCTGGCCGGTGTGCTGGCAG GCTCCCTGACTGTCTCCATTACCGACATGCGGGCCCCTGTGGTGGGGGGCTCTGGTGGGGTCTACGCCCTGTGCTCGGCACACCTGGCCAACGTCGTCATG AACTGGGCTGGGATGAGGTGTCCCTACAAGCTGCTGAGGATGGTGCTGGCCTTGGTGTGCA CTATGAGGAACGCCTGCAGGACCAGTGTGGCTGGTGGGTGGTGCTGCTCGCCTATGGCACTTTCCTGCTTTTTGCCATCTTCTGGAACATCTTCGCCTACGACCTGCTGGGCGCCCACATCCCTCCACCACCCTGATGGGCTTCCCAGGGCCACACGGGCCAGGGCACAGGTGTATGTGGGCTGGCCACCAG CAGGTGGCTGTACCGGGGCTCTGGGGGCTGGCCGGCCCCCCTCCCACTCACTGAACAGACTGCGGACATGTGGACAGCCTGAgcttcccccttctcctctgcaCTG CAGCCAGCCTCTTGCTTGGACAGCCCGCCCTCCAGAGAAACCTGTGGCCTGA
- the RHBDL1 gene encoding rhomboid-related protein 1 isoform X5, with amino-acid sequence MAWKPDPLSSLGRWPPPPQQLDPEHTGFIGADTFTGLVHSHELPLDPAKLDMLVALAQSNERGQVCYQELVDLISSKRSSSFKRAIANGQRALPRDGLLDEPGLGVYKRFVRYVAYEILPREVDRHWYFYRHRSCPPPVFMASVTLAQIIVFLCYGARLNKWVLQTYHPEYMKSPLVYHPGHRARAWRFLTYMFMHVGLEQLGFNALLQLMIGVPLEMVHGLLRISLLYLAGVLAGSLTVSITDMRAPVVGGSGGVYALCSAHLANVVMNWAGMRCPYKLLRMVLALVCMSSEVGRAVWLRFSPPLPASGPQPSFMAHLAGAVVGVSMGLTILRSYEERLQDQCGWWVVLLAYGTFLLFAIFWNIFAYDLLGAHIPPPP; translated from the exons ATGGCCTGGAAGCCTGACCCACTCTCAAGCCTTGGCCGatggccccccccaccccagcagctggACCCTGAGCACACAGGTTTCATCGGTGCGGACACCTTCACCGGCCTGGTGCACAGCCATGAGCTGCCCCTGGACCCGGCCAAGCTGGACATGCTGGTGGCCTTGGCCCAGAGCAACGAGCGGGGCCAGGTCTGCTACCAGGAGCTGGTGGACCTG ATCAGCAGTAAACGCTCAAGCAGCTTTAAGCGGGCCATCGCCAATGGACAGAGAGCACTGCCCCGGGACGGGCTGCTGGATGAGCCAGGCCTGGGTGTCTACAAGCGGTTTGTGCGCTACGTTGCCTACGAGATCCTGCCTCGAGAGGTGGACCGCCACTGGTACTTTTACAGACACCGCAGCTGCCCACCCCCTGTGTTTATGGCCTCAGTCACCCTTGCCCAG ATCATCGTGTTCCTGTGCTACGGGGCTCGTCTCAACAAGTGGGTGCTGCAGACCTACCATCCTGAGTACATGAAGAGCCCCCTCGTGTACCACCCTGGCCACCGCGCTCGAGCCTGGCGCTTCCTCACCTATATGTTCATGCATGTTGG CCTGGAGCAACTAGGGTTCAACGCGCTCCTGCAGCTGATGATTGGGGTGCCCCTGGAGATGGTGCATGGTCTGCTCCGCATCAGCCTGCTCTACCTGGCCGGTGTGCTGGCAG GCTCCCTGACTGTCTCCATTACCGACATGCGGGCCCCTGTGGTGGGGGGCTCTGGTGGGGTCTACGCCCTGTGCTCGGCACACCTGGCCAACGTCGTCATG AACTGGGCTGGGATGAGGTGTCCCTACAAGCTGCTGAGGATGGTGCTGGCCTTGGTGTGCA TGAGTTCCGAGGTGGGCCGGGCCGTGTGGCTCCGCTTTTCCCCACCACTGCCTGCCTCAGGCCCCCAGCCCAGTTTCATGGCACACCTGGCAGGTGCAGTGGTAGGGGTCAGCATGGGTCTGACCATCCTGCGCAGCTATGAGGAACGCCTGCAGGACCAGTGTGGCTGGTGGGTGGTGCTGCTCGCCTATGGCACTTTCCTGCTTTTTGCCATCTTCTGGAACATCTTCGCCTACGACCTGCTGGGCGCCCACATCCCTCCACCACCCTGA
- the RHBDL1 gene encoding rhomboid-related protein 1 isoform X1 — MAWKPDPLSSLGRWPPPPQQLDPEHTGFIGADTFTGLVHSHELPLDPAKLDMLVALAQSNERGQVCYQELVDLISSKRSSSFKRAIANGQRALPRDGLLDEPGLGVYKRFVRYVAYEILPREVDRHWYFYRHRSCPPPVFMASVTLAQIIVFLCYGARLNKWVLQTYHPEYMKSPLVYHPGHRARAWRFLTYMFMHVGLEQLGFNALLQLMIGVPLEMVHGLLRISLLYLAGVLAGSLTVSITDMRAPVVGGSGGVYALCSAHLANVVMNWAGMRCPYKLLRMVLALVCTMRNACRTSVAGGWCCSPMALSCFLPSSGTSSPTTCWAPTSLHHPDGLPRATRARAQVYVGWPPGESACPPSVNVHLKTASPLWGLGSPCNSLSPGQALHQPWPPPPRHGEVGLPSQAGEVPRCGPRGDPALASPPRFAV, encoded by the exons ATGGCCTGGAAGCCTGACCCACTCTCAAGCCTTGGCCGatggccccccccaccccagcagctggACCCTGAGCACACAGGTTTCATCGGTGCGGACACCTTCACCGGCCTGGTGCACAGCCATGAGCTGCCCCTGGACCCGGCCAAGCTGGACATGCTGGTGGCCTTGGCCCAGAGCAACGAGCGGGGCCAGGTCTGCTACCAGGAGCTGGTGGACCTG ATCAGCAGTAAACGCTCAAGCAGCTTTAAGCGGGCCATCGCCAATGGACAGAGAGCACTGCCCCGGGACGGGCTGCTGGATGAGCCAGGCCTGGGTGTCTACAAGCGGTTTGTGCGCTACGTTGCCTACGAGATCCTGCCTCGAGAGGTGGACCGCCACTGGTACTTTTACAGACACCGCAGCTGCCCACCCCCTGTGTTTATGGCCTCAGTCACCCTTGCCCAG ATCATCGTGTTCCTGTGCTACGGGGCTCGTCTCAACAAGTGGGTGCTGCAGACCTACCATCCTGAGTACATGAAGAGCCCCCTCGTGTACCACCCTGGCCACCGCGCTCGAGCCTGGCGCTTCCTCACCTATATGTTCATGCATGTTGG CCTGGAGCAACTAGGGTTCAACGCGCTCCTGCAGCTGATGATTGGGGTGCCCCTGGAGATGGTGCATGGTCTGCTCCGCATCAGCCTGCTCTACCTGGCCGGTGTGCTGGCAG GCTCCCTGACTGTCTCCATTACCGACATGCGGGCCCCTGTGGTGGGGGGCTCTGGTGGGGTCTACGCCCTGTGCTCGGCACACCTGGCCAACGTCGTCATG AACTGGGCTGGGATGAGGTGTCCCTACAAGCTGCTGAGGATGGTGCTGGCCTTGGTGTGCA CTATGAGGAACGCCTGCAGGACCAGTGTGGCTGGTGGGTGGTGCTGCTCGCCTATGGCACTTTCCTGCTTTTTGCCATCTTCTGGAACATCTTCGCCTACGACCTGCTGGGCGCCCACATCCCTCCACCACCCTGATGGGCTTCCCAGGGCCACACGGGCCAGGGCACAGGTGTATGTGGGCTGGCCACCAGGCGAGTCTGCATGTCCACCCTCTGTGAATGTACATCTCAAGACTGCTTCTCCTCTGTGGGGGCTAGGCAGCCCCTGTAACTCACTGAGTCCAGGCCAAGCCTTACATCAGCCCTGGCCGCCCCCTCCCAGGCATGGGGAGGTAGGACTGCCTAGCCAGGCAGGGGAGGTCCCCAGGTGTGGCCCCAGAGGAGACCctgccctggcctctcccccaCGATTTGCGGTCTGA
- the STUB1 gene encoding E3 ubiquitin-protein ligase CHIP: MKGKEEKEGGARLGAGGGSPEKSPSAQELKEQGNRLFVGRKYPEAAACYGRAITRNPLVAVYYTNRALCYLKMQQHEQALADCRRALELDGQSVKAHFFLGQCQLEMESYDEAIANLQRAYNLAKEQRLNFGDDIPSALRIAKKKRWNSIEERRIHQENELHSYLTRLIVAERERELEECQRNHEGDEDDGHIRAQQACIEAKHDKYLADMDELFSQVDEKRKKRDIPDYLCGKISFELMREPCITPSGITYDRKDIEEHLQRVGHFDPVTRSPLTQEQLIPNLAMKEVIDAFISENGWVEDY; encoded by the exons ATGAAGggcaaggaggagaaggagggcgGCGCGCGGCTGGGCGCCGGCGGCGGAAGCCCCGAAAAGAGCCCGAGCGCGCAGGAGCTCAAGGAGCAGGGCAACCGGCTCTTCGTGGGCCGCAAGTACCCGGAGGCGGCGGCCTGCTACGGCCGCGCCATC ACCCGGAATCCCCTGGTGGCAGTGTACTACACCAACCGGGCATTGTGCTACCTGAAGATGCAGCAGCATGAGCAGGCTCTGGCAGACTGCCGGCGGGCTTTGGAACTGGACGGGCAGTCTGTGAAGGCACACTTCTTCCTGGGGCAATGCCAGCTAGAGATGGAGAGCTATGATGAGGCCATTGCCAATCTCCAGCGAG CCTACAACCTGGCCAAGGAGCAACGGCTCAACTTTGGGGATGACATCCCTAGTGCTCTGCGCATCGCTAAGAAAAAGCGCTGGAACAGCATCGAGGAGCGGCGCATCCACCAGGAGAATGAGCTGCACTCCTACCTCACTCGGCTTATTGTGGCCGAGCGGGAGAG GGAACTAGAAGAATGTCAGCGGAACCATGAGGGTGATGAGGACGATGGCCACATCCGGGCCCAGCAGGCCTGCATTGAGGCCAAGCAC GACAAGTACTTAGCAGACATGGATGAGCTTTTCTCCCAGGTGGACGAGAAGAGAAAG AAGCGAGACATCCCGGACTACCTGTGTGGCAAGATCAGCTTTGAGCTCATGCGGGAACCGTGCATCACACCTAGCGGCATCACCTATGACCGAAAGGACATTGAGGAGCATCTGCAG CGCGTGGGCCACTTTGACCCTGTCACCCGGAGCCCCCTGACCCAGGAACAGCTCATCCCCAACCTGGCCATGAAAGAGGTCATTGATGCTTTCATCTCCGAGAACGGCTGGGTGGAGGACTACTGA